One genomic segment of Polyangia bacterium includes these proteins:
- a CDS encoding DUF1592 domain-containing protein: MSACRPRRLRSIGALAPLLLLVACTGEVGPGPGSTGGGAGTSGNNGSGGGGPASNGGIGTVAIENAPDKAISRLTNAQFIQSAAVLVGDAAVMGADALLPEQDRHGAFTNTGYAQDQPFDLIESYDSAASYIVDHVTDWTAFQMRWGGCTQATCVSTFLRSFVEAAFRRPATDADVTAFQPILDASTAAMLPYTDTVKLLVRATLQAPEFLYLFADDMLNDYQLAARLSYFVSNGPPDDQLYAAAKAQTLHIPANLDAQIDRLLAKTVTQFASAFAYDYLDLHRATTRNVTTDPATVKLLISSAVNSFAALVDEDKPISTILTLDTFVTDPATATWTSGQPSTAATVQPSASFPFMGLLTHPATLMAMSNEIIGSTVNRGIFISNQIMCVPPTPPPPPGIQQTDLSAKLPPNPTERDIGEARVADPRCQGCHSQFESYSFPFNRWGGDGLFKTDPTLKDNGPILTGLGMITFKGYADFLPQLAGSTQFQRCVTDQLIRYGLQHTEYPADLVDTVLTEAKKLTPAVTFRSLIKALIRQSVFTTR; encoded by the coding sequence ATGAGCGCTTGCAGACCGCGTCGTCTTCGTTCCATCGGTGCGCTGGCCCCCTTGCTTTTGCTGGTCGCCTGCACCGGCGAGGTGGGTCCGGGTCCTGGTTCCACCGGCGGCGGCGCCGGCACCAGCGGCAACAACGGATCCGGAGGAGGTGGGCCGGCCAGCAACGGCGGCATCGGCACCGTGGCGATCGAGAACGCCCCGGACAAAGCCATCTCGCGTCTGACCAACGCGCAGTTCATTCAATCGGCGGCGGTGCTGGTGGGCGACGCCGCGGTGATGGGCGCCGACGCGCTTTTACCCGAGCAGGATCGTCACGGCGCCTTCACCAACACTGGCTACGCCCAGGATCAGCCGTTCGATCTGATCGAATCCTACGACAGCGCCGCCAGCTACATCGTCGATCACGTCACCGACTGGACGGCGTTCCAGATGCGCTGGGGCGGGTGCACGCAGGCAACCTGCGTCAGCACCTTCCTGCGCAGCTTTGTCGAGGCGGCCTTTCGTCGCCCGGCCACCGACGCCGACGTGACGGCGTTCCAACCGATTCTGGATGCCAGCACGGCCGCCATGCTGCCCTACACCGACACCGTCAAGCTGCTGGTGCGCGCCACCCTGCAGGCGCCGGAGTTTCTCTATCTGTTCGCCGACGACATGCTGAACGACTATCAGCTGGCGGCGCGCCTTTCCTATTTCGTCAGCAACGGACCGCCGGACGATCAGCTTTACGCGGCGGCGAAGGCGCAGACGCTGCACATCCCCGCCAACCTGGACGCGCAGATTGATCGGCTGCTGGCCAAGACCGTCACCCAGTTCGCCAGCGCCTTTGCTTACGACTATCTGGATCTGCACCGCGCCACCACGCGCAACGTGACCACCGATCCGGCCACGGTGAAGCTTCTGATCAGCTCGGCGGTGAACTCGTTCGCCGCGCTGGTTGATGAGGACAAGCCGATCTCGACGATTCTCACCTTGGACACGTTCGTCACCGACCCGGCGACCGCCACCTGGACAAGCGGGCAGCCGTCGACGGCAGCCACCGTGCAGCCGAGCGCGAGCTTTCCGTTCATGGGCCTTTTGACCCACCCGGCGACGCTGATGGCGATGAGCAACGAGATCATCGGCTCGACGGTCAACCGCGGCATCTTCATCTCGAACCAGATCATGTGCGTGCCGCCGACGCCCCCGCCGCCGCCGGGCATTCAGCAGACCGACCTCAGCGCCAAGCTGCCGCCGAACCCGACCGAGCGGGACATCGGCGAGGCGCGCGTGGCCGACCCGCGCTGCCAGGGGTGTCACTCGCAGTTCGAATCGTATTCCTTCCCTTTCAACAGGTGGGGCGGCGACGGTCTTTTCAAGACCGATCCGACGTTGAAAGACAATGGACCGATCCTCACCGGCCTGGGCATGATCACGTTCAAGGGATACGCCGATTTTCTGCCCCAGCTGGCCGGCAGCACGCAGTTCCAGCGTTGCGTCACGGATCAACTGATTCGTTACGGCCTGCAACACACCGAGTACCCGGCCGATCTGGTGGACACGGTGTTGACCGAAGCAAAGAAGCTGACGCCCGCCGTGACGTTCCGTTCGCTGATCAAGGCGCTGATTCGACAGTCCGTCTTCACCACCCGATAG
- a CDS encoding discoidin domain-containing protein has product MCGPDPARSARRWSWIVLVVVAVAPIGCRGPESFSPSSLIGLTDGSGGAFFAPGSGTGGVEDSGADGGGVDSGGSGGAPEASGGGNGSNMVGGTGGSAADAMPAADAAIDGADAEARMGQSEGPPIDDCNRSHWTASASVAADQRAPHNAIDGDLTTRWNTARNQDGTDWFAVDFGGDVTLSGITLNNTNAFPGDYPGGYAVYESPDGKTFTGPFATGAGALGMTVIRFSPRTVRAVRINQTGSTRSMFWWQIDEFQIDCAM; this is encoded by the coding sequence TTGTGCGGGCCCGATCCGGCGCGGTCGGCGCGGCGATGGTCGTGGATCGTGCTGGTGGTCGTGGCGGTGGCGCCGATCGGCTGCCGTGGGCCGGAGTCCTTCAGCCCATCGTCGTTGATCGGGCTGACGGACGGCAGCGGCGGCGCGTTCTTCGCGCCCGGATCAGGCACCGGCGGCGTGGAAGACAGCGGCGCGGATGGCGGCGGCGTGGACAGCGGCGGGAGCGGTGGCGCGCCCGAAGCCAGCGGCGGCGGCAACGGGAGCAACATGGTGGGCGGTACCGGCGGTTCCGCCGCCGACGCCATGCCGGCCGCAGATGCGGCCATCGATGGCGCCGATGCGGAAGCCAGAATGGGGCAGTCGGAAGGGCCGCCGATCGACGACTGCAACCGATCGCACTGGACCGCCAGCGCGTCGGTCGCGGCCGACCAGCGCGCGCCTCACAACGCCATCGACGGCGACCTGACCACGCGCTGGAACACGGCCCGCAACCAGGACGGCACCGACTGGTTCGCGGTCGACTTTGGCGGCGACGTGACCCTTTCTGGAATCACGCTGAACAACACGAATGCTTTCCCCGGCGACTACCCGGGCGGATACGCCGTGTACGAATCGCCCGACGGCAAGACCTTCACCGGCCCTTTCGCTACCGGCGCCGGAGCCCTGGGCATGACCGTCATTCGCTTCTCCCCCCGCACCGTTCGCGCGGTCCGCATCAACCAGACCGGAAGCACCCGTTCGATGTTCTGGTGGCAGATCGACGAATTCCAGATCGACTGCGCGATGTAA
- a CDS encoding DUF1552 domain-containing protein translates to MKYRHVLNRRTLLKAGGIAIGLPFLDCMTETSVFGAAPDAPASVVSLMHGLGTPDILLDRGITGTIRYYKPLIDAGKLSIFTNIDMTAAADQPVVAQHHYGQPYLFSGFRTQITTGFNVIPQGPSLQWAIMNQQYPQGSPTLFKVMDCGIYFRRGINYQYQRIYDNQGKNAADFEDLASPVDMFDKVFGSMPPAIMQDPKARASRSIIDYLIPAYQKYTQAGSPLPARDISVLKNHLDRVRQLEQAVYGGPGIMPKTINVTRPMPPDLKYKIDGASCGDPANVYRVSASDFQTAYQIMADLFVAGLEADYFRFGNLSFDSGGGHTYFTGPSPNPDDAGFTFNGNPHANYHVWDPKNAGIVKIATGHNFFLHNNLAQVLTKMDSKDFLGANGKTVLDNTLVLVGSEVGTNHDVTRMFHGVAGGDGRFKMGLNSNDRIKAIEFYSAIGKSYGLTKVGDGRGYGSDATAILA, encoded by the coding sequence ATGAAATATCGTCACGTTCTCAATCGGCGCACCCTCCTCAAGGCGGGCGGCATCGCCATCGGGCTGCCGTTTCTGGATTGCATGACCGAGACCAGCGTGTTCGGCGCGGCGCCCGACGCCCCGGCCAGCGTGGTCAGCCTGATGCACGGCCTGGGCACGCCGGACATCCTGCTTGACCGCGGCATCACCGGCACCATTCGCTATTACAAGCCGCTCATCGACGCCGGCAAGCTGTCCATCTTCACCAACATCGACATGACCGCCGCCGCCGATCAGCCGGTGGTGGCGCAGCACCACTACGGCCAGCCCTATCTCTTCAGCGGCTTTCGCACCCAGATCACCACCGGGTTCAACGTCATCCCGCAGGGGCCGTCGCTGCAGTGGGCGATCATGAACCAGCAGTACCCGCAGGGCTCGCCGACGCTGTTCAAGGTGATGGACTGCGGGATCTATTTTCGCCGCGGCATCAATTACCAGTATCAACGCATCTACGACAACCAGGGAAAGAACGCCGCCGACTTTGAAGATCTGGCGTCGCCCGTCGACATGTTCGACAAGGTCTTCGGCTCGATGCCGCCGGCCATCATGCAAGATCCGAAAGCGCGGGCCTCGCGCTCGATCATCGACTATCTGATCCCCGCCTATCAGAAGTACACCCAAGCGGGCTCTCCGCTGCCGGCGCGGGACATCTCGGTCCTGAAGAATCACCTGGATCGCGTGCGCCAGCTGGAACAGGCGGTCTATGGCGGCCCGGGGATCATGCCGAAGACAATCAACGTGACCCGGCCGATGCCGCCCGACCTGAAGTACAAGATCGACGGCGCCAGCTGCGGCGATCCGGCCAACGTCTATCGGGTCAGCGCCAGCGACTTTCAGACCGCCTATCAGATCATGGCGGACCTGTTCGTGGCCGGGTTGGAGGCGGACTATTTTCGCTTCGGGAACCTGTCGTTCGATTCAGGCGGCGGCCACACCTACTTCACCGGACCGTCGCCCAATCCCGACGACGCCGGCTTCACGTTCAACGGAAATCCCCACGCCAACTATCACGTGTGGGATCCGAAGAATGCCGGCATCGTCAAGATCGCCACCGGCCACAATTTCTTCCTGCACAACAACCTCGCCCAGGTCCTGACCAAGATGGATTCGAAGGACTTCCTGGGGGCGAACGGCAAGACCGTCCTGGACAACACGCTGGTGCTGGTGGGCAGCGAGGTCGGCACCAACCACGACGTCACCCGGATGTTTCACGGCGTGGCAGGCGGCGACGGGCGATTCAAGATGGGTTTGAACAGCAACGATCGCATCAAGGCGATCGAGTTCTACAGCGCCATCGGAAAATCGTACGGCCTGACCAAGGTCGGCGACGGCCGCGGCTACGGGTCCGACGCGACGGCAATCCTGGCCTGA
- a CDS encoding YciI family protein has protein sequence MRFVSLFTHAEKGRPPTADEMAKMGKLINDGMKEGWLIATEGVQTGSIGVRVQSSGGKITVTDGPFAEAKEVIGGYALLRAKSKEEVVALARRFLGVAGDGSCEIHALFEPPGSAE, from the coding sequence ATGCGATTCGTCAGCCTGTTCACACATGCAGAGAAGGGCCGGCCCCCGACAGCCGACGAGATGGCCAAGATGGGGAAGCTCATCAATGATGGGATGAAGGAAGGTTGGCTCATCGCCACCGAAGGGGTCCAAACGGGCTCGATCGGCGTGCGGGTCCAATCGTCCGGCGGGAAGATCACCGTCACCGACGGGCCGTTCGCCGAGGCCAAAGAGGTGATCGGCGGCTACGCGCTGCTGCGGGCAAAGTCCAAGGAGGAGGTGGTGGCGCTCGCCCGTCGCTTCCTCGGAGTGGCCGGCGACGGCTCGTGCGAGATCCACGCCCTGTTCGAGCCACCCGGTTCCGCCGAGTAA